One Hoplias malabaricus isolate fHopMal1 chromosome 12, fHopMal1.hap1, whole genome shotgun sequence genomic window, cataatctacacctagggtcttcacctacccactgttcACGATTTTatcatatataataatttacaatAGATGCTTAACAACTGAGCAGATACATACAACATGTAGCTGTGATAAATGCAGCAGCAGTAACAAAGATCTTCCCTCCCTCCTTTAGCAGCCAATGTAATGGCATCTGGGTAGAGAGTGGCTGCTGAATCCTATATGAACTACGTGGAGAGTAGTTCAAGAGCCCAGGAAAGTTGGCCATCAGCAGCGGGTGGTCCTGTTGCTGAGTCAAACATGTAAGATTATCAGAGTGTCAGACTTGGTTTTGATTCTGGCTGATGTAGAGTTTGAAATGAATTAAACAGGCTGCTCCAAGTTGTCATAATTCTGTGAAAGACTAACACACAAAAATGAGATGAAAGGCTAATTTTTTGGCAGTCCCTGTCTGTACACATCACATGTTGCAGGGAGATTGCCAAGAGACCCAGAGAAAATGCCAAGTGCCACATCAGTTGTTTATAATGTAGTTCTGGATTTACAAATACAAACTAACATGCACAAGTGCCAACTTAAattaagttgtttttttttttttcacagagtATTTTGAAGCTCTGTGAAATACATGAACAATTTGTATTATGACAGGCCAGGCATTGGAGGCCAGATGGCAGATTGCACTGTTTGCTATCCCTCTGTGTATGGTGCTATGAACTACTACTCCTGGTGCTGTATGGTGCATGGGGCTTTTTTTGATCAGCAAAACTACTGAGGTTGCCAGTACATCCCTGAGTACCACAGCTGCATTCACTGGGCTGACACCTCCCACTGTGTTGAATCATTTCACCTTAATTTAGAACCCCACACCTCAACAAATCCACATCAGTGCTCTTTTTGCGTTAATAATATAATAGTTACACATAGTTACACTAACATAGCACTTTTCTAGACATTAGGAACATTAGTGAGTCAGCTCAACCACCACAAATGTGCAGCATACACCCAACACTTTTCAAAGAAATGCCCCAAAATTACCTCAGTTCATATTACATACAATGATTTTCAGTATATACTCATGAAATCAtctaaaataaacacacttttacTGTGTCCAGTGATgccgagtaggctccagacctgcCGCCATCTTGCACTGGACAAGCAGTCACAGacaataaatttatatatatatatatggcataTAACATTTATGCTGGCACAAACTACACTTACACTTTCAgataaaggtacagtagaggttcattattggtcactaaagtaCAACAGTGGAATGTAATGCAAAGgtgcattacattctcttcttcagaaggagGAGGGTATATTTGTGGAATCTTTGATTACAAAAttgtataaaattaaacaacataATATAAGCCCTGGGCGGCACCGTGCCagtaggtagtgttgctgttctgcagctccagggacttgtgggttgtggattcaagtctcGCTCCTCTGGGGGCTTCGGTTTCCCCCCACATttccgaaaacacacgttggtaagtgtattggtgactcaaaagtgaccatatatgtgtgtgtgtgttaatgtatgtgtgtgtgtgctgccctgtgaaggactggctccccctccagggtgtgttcctgccttctgcCCAGTGATTGAACAAATATAAgccctggagattaaatggggcatatgaaatgaacattattcattcattcattcattatctgtaaccgcttatccaattcagggtggcggggggtccagagcctacctagaatcattgggtgcaaggcgggaatacaccctggagggggcaccagtccttcacagacacacacacacattcactcacacactcacacctacggacacttttgagtccttCTAGTCACCACCCATCAAGCACTGACCGTTAACATTTTGTAACGTCTCCTCCAAGCCCTGCCACAgaaagccaatccacctaccaacgtgtgtttttggactgtgggaggaaaccggagcacccggaggaaacccacgcggatacggggagaacacaccaactcctcacagacagtcacccggggcgggaatcaaacccacaacctccaggtccctggagctgtgtgactgcgacactacctgctgcgccaccgtgccgccccatgaacattattttaaaatatataaatattacagaataaggtccagttatgttccctaatgtAAGGTACTGTATATATAACTTTGAGGTTATTGCCAATGTGACAATTTTGTTAGTGTAGATATAACTGTTGAAAATTAAAGCTCAATTAAAATCATATACAATTATATTCATCCTTtcttaaacaagtaaaaaagtTTCCCCCAGTTCTGTTGGCACTGTTTTCAATTTGAGAATAATTCTCTGATAATTTTACCCCACAACAAATGCGCTTGCTTTAGTAAAAAGTGCTGTTGTTACACTGGCTTTGATTTGGCCAGTATCACGTATTGTTTTTGGATAGGATGCTTGGCTCTCTCTATTTTCTATTGTTTGGGGATCAGTGATTGGGTTGCTTTAGAACAATACATTAAGCTTAGATAAATAATTTGGATTGATTCATTTTGTAACACCATGTGCCTGGATCCTTTGTTCTGGATGCATATAAAGTGTAATAGCAAAGCTGGGCCTGAAACGTTCCACAGTGTGTAGTATTAGGTGTCCTGACAATGACGATGGAAAAGGTAAAAGCTTTTTTTCCTGGTTactaaatgattaaataaaaatgataagaTTTTTAAATCAAAAAACAAACTTAAAACTTTCCTTTGTTTTCATTGACAGATTGTGTTTTATGAAGACAGGAACTTCCAGGGCAGGTCCTATGAATGCAAGGGTGACTCCAGTGATCTGCATTCATACTTTAGCCGTTGCAACTCTGTAAGAGTTGAAGGTGGATGGTGGGTCCTTTATGAGCGGCCAAACTATATGGGTTATCAATATATTCTGGCACCTGGAGAGTATCCTGAGTACCAGCGCTGGATGGGCTTTAATGACTGTGTCCGGTCCTGTCGTCTAATAAGAAATGTTAGTCTGatttcaaaattatttaaaaaatattttaaaaacagcatattttatatttccttgtcagtttatttatataacccATTTAACTTGGATCTTTCAGATTTGATAAAATCTTTAACTTCTGCGTATTAAAGTTGTGGTTGAGGTAAATAGGTATATTATGGCATATTTACGCAGAAATATGACTTTTCATAAATTTACCAGGGTTGTACCATATTGCTTTTTCACATCTACATTCATCCTAAAGTAATATAGATGAGTAGACCTCCATACTGGGGATATTTATGGGTCTGCTTAGTAGTAACCCGCCTGTCCTTTTGtcatattatataaaaataatgctatttattaaaaaatgtaaatgttaaatcttttacattattaaaatcgcaatatatcatatatatctTGCATGCTGTGATGTATCCCAATAACAGAGGAGGTACTTACTCTATACATGGGGAACTCTACACTAAAAGTTTGTGAACTGCTAGTATAAATAATGATGGAAAtacaaccattcattcattcttataTATCAACAGGTCAATGGACCATACAAACTTAAACTGTTTGAAAGGCCTAACTTCGAGGGTCAGTCCTGGGAGATCACCGAGAACACTGCCTCTGTCCAGGAGCGCTTCCACGGCAGAGAATTCCACTCCTGTAAGGTCACTGAAGGAACCTGGGTGATCTTTGAACATCCAAACTACCGTGGGAGACAGTACCTGCTGGAGAAGGGAGAGTACAGGCGCTACACCGAATGGGGCGCCATGCATCCTACAGTGGGCTCCATTCGCCGTGTGAAGTGGGAGTACTGAACCCCATTCACCATTTGCTATAAACACTAAAATAcataagataaaaataaagaacatgTTCCTTGAAGCATTGTTTTGTCAGTTGTGCTTATAGTCATAGCACTACACAATTGctgaaagaaaaacattatagacatTGTTTCAAGATTGCAGTAATTAAAGCACAAAGAGCAGCATTTTATGTGGTACACATGCAGACAAAAATCAGTACCGCAGTACAATGTAAAATATACGTACATTTTGATCTTGCTACTTAAATCAATAATTGATTCATTAAATcattggaacacaccctggcgccagtccttcacagggtgacaaacactcacatattcactcactcacacacacacacctatggacacattttaagtagtcagtccacctaccaacatgtttttggaccgtgggagaaaacccacgcagacttggggagaacacaaccacagattcctcacagacagtccccagGAGTGGGGCTGGAACCCACAATCCCACgacctgtgtgacagtgacactactaCAGTgactgttgtgccactgtgccacttaatataataatataatattaaaactaGGTGAAATCAAATATTGTCTTTCCAGTGATATGGAAATGAAacacgtttttttttctaaacagcAGGATTCTATATTTCTTGtgtcttaaaaaagaaaatggcatTTTGAACATTCTGACATTTTTACCTGAATCTGAACATGAAATAAGCTAAAGGTCTAAAATATAAACTACTTTCTGTAAATATAGGGAACAAAAGCAGATGATTAACATTCCCAAATATAAAATTACCCtcagttaaaaaataataatcccaTAATGACTGCTAAAATTAACTGCTTAaattaattaagtaattaatcaaaataattAAGAGCCCAAATTGTTATAATGACACAAAAATGTTATAATGTAATGAAATGTACAAAaactgaattaataaataaacaatataagcTTAGAAAAGCAAGACATGGGTCTGAATAGAAGAACATAGAGTGTGCACATTTAATGACAGAAAGCATTTCCATGAGAATTAAATTTGCATTTGCTTTTACTCAACCATAACTTAAACAAACCCTGATATTAACTCCCCTCAGTTAAGTCCCATAGAAGGTTTGTGGAATAAAACAGAACAGATATGCCTGATGATTTTTATAGCGCAATTCTGTGTTCTAAAATTGAGTCTACTGAGTGTAGTTCTGTATGCTGCAATTAATAAATTGAATAGTGTTCTTAAAATATGTGATGTAAAGATCAGAAATTGTGTTATGTGGTATTAAAAattctcttttctgtttctgatgTTTTCTAtatgttattacaaccatatGCACAGTCTATGCTAAGTTTCTCACATTATTTTGCTCACATGTAAGGCCTGAGTCATCTTATACACTTAAGGGTGTAAATATGAACTGCATCTCTAAGACTCCTGAGAGTTTAGGGAGGAGCTCATGAAATCCACCTGTCTGTGAGAAACTAGGTGTAAACCATTGAACGGCATGAGTGGGTGGTCAGAAGCCAATGCCACTGTAACCATGACAGTACCAGCTGCtggaaaacaaattaattggCCCAATAAATCGTTTCTGGAATCGGGCATTGTGGGATCAAAAGGTCAGTGTCCTACACAAAGGCTGACAAGACTAAAGAATTAAGCTGCACATTTAGAAACAATTGCAGCATCAGCTATTGTGAAGATGGAAATGTGGAGGCTATTCAGATGACAATGATTCCCCTTGCAGTGCAATTTAATGTGCCACATATATAAATCTGCCCCATGCCCTGGTCAATGCATGGCATAAATCAAAAgggggtttggggggggggacttttagtgttattaaaaacaaacatggacacCATGggcaaagtaaaaataaaaatatatgtatttatatccCAACTTTCCCCATATTACATACGTATCTTGTGTTTATCTCTCCCACACTTCCTCATACACAGATCATCTTCTACGAGGATAGAAATTTCCAAGGTCACTACTATGAATGCAACAGTGACTGTCCAGATCTCTCCTCCTACTTCAGCCGCTATAACTCCATTGTGTTGAGAGTGGTGCCTGGGTTCTTTATGAGCATCCAAACTACATGGGATACCAGTATGTCCTGACAAGAGGTGAATACCCCAACTACCAGCGTTGGATGGGTTACAACGATAGTGTCAGGTCATGCCGTATAATCCGAAATGTGAGTCTAGCTGCCAGAAGTGGCCATACTCTGCCTTAATTCGGCTGTTTTCTCAAAGCAAGATGTGTGACAACATGGTATTCATTCATCCCGTCTGCAAATATATTCACACAACAATACAGATGATAAAAATACGGATAAGAGtggtcaaattacatgtttcttgatcttgttattttttttttttttttgtgttccaattttttaattggaaaaaataaaacattaaatacattcacTATAGGTTTCACACTATGTATCCCACATGCCCAGTTTGTCAACTTccccaaataaaaatgtaaaaaaaaaattcactttATAATTTAGATCACTCACTGTAAGATACACATACAACATCAGATGATTCCCAGTCATAGTGATTCCAGTATTGATAGGGAGACAATTGTGCTAATACATGCCACTGGACTgtacaacttcaaaatggcaTGTTTTGCAGAGGCCTAAACCAGAGCCTACTAGACCTTACATCAACTACATGTGTATATTAATCGCTCAGCCAAGAAAACTAGTCATTTTTTCTGTGTCCCACAGAAGTCTAGAATGTCCCGTATTCGCCTGTATGAGTGTCCTGACTTCCAGGGCCAGATTGATAGAGTTTACTGAAGACTGGCCTTCTCTGTCTGACCGCTTCCGTCACCGTGAGGTCCAGTCCTGCAATGTGCTGGAAGGAGCCTGGGTCTTCTATGAGCATCCCAGTTACAGAGGTCGGCAGTACCTGCTGGAGAGGGGAGAGTACCGCCGATACACTAACTGGAACGCTGTTCACGCTGCAGTTGGCTCCATCCGCCGTGTTCAGgagttttaaaatgttcagtGTATCTGTGATTGTCACTATggcatttaatcatttaataaagAAATCTCATGAACTTTCGCAGTGCAGTCCTCCCTTAGTGTCCTCACAAACTAATCTGGAGGTTTTAGTAGCATTGCTATGGGGGGTTCAGCTAATACGGCAGTTGTAGTGCAGTATGTGGGAAGTAAATAAGAAACAAATTCAGACAAGAGTCATGAAATATTTTCAATCCATAATCTGACTCATGAATGGATTGTTAAGGGCCCTCTGAATTTAGTCAGGTATGTTAGAGCAGGGAAAACACTGCAGGGGGGGGGCTAAAAACAttaatggcgcttttccactgcatggaacctacatgactccACTCGACTCTGAATGGTCCTTTTGCTTTCCACTGGACAAATTGGATACCTGGTCTATGGTAAATGGTGACATGTAAACTCTATTGAAGTCTATTGAAGAGGTTCATATGCTCCTTGAGCAGATGGCggatgaaaatttccagtgaaagccgaacgtgcaacaagttaaactgatctgtgagaactggggcgcggggtcgtgttcagtcccaaaaacgAAAACAACATgcgaatacatgatgagtaaacgtAAACTTTATTGAATGAAGAAAGTTAGATTTTATTCATCTGGTTAATGTGCCAGTAAAATATTGATTGTTCTGTACAGATGACATATTTTgaagtaaaatgtacaatacaCTGGATTCTCAGAGGCAGGGCTAAGGCACTTAGTGATTGTTTATTGACCACTCTATGCAGTATATTTCCTTTAGCTTGTATTAAttgttaattcattaattttctgtaatcaCTTCCCTCTGTTCATGATCATTGTAGGTTTGGATTACTCAACTAATCCACTtctggattcaggtctggactatCCTGCACTGCCCAGCTTAACCATAATGAGAAACAGTGTAACTAATATAAATTTGGTTCCAATAAAATTGTCATGCAAATTTCTACTAGACTTTAGGATTTAAAATAAGGCAATGTGAAAATCTGGTGTGAAAGTTTTAATTTCTGTAGCTAAATTATCTAATGATTCTTCACAGAAAAAGTGACTTGGAGCCTAGAATTTCATAAATTGTACGTTATACATTTCTTTTAATTACTCAGCACCTCCCTCTAGTGGACAAATGTCCGTGTGACAAGTGAAAGTGAATAAggtttaaggtgaaaatattaaaacaaaaaacat contains:
- the crygs4 gene encoding crystallin, gamma S4, producing MTMEKIVFYEDRNFQGRSYECKGDSSDLHSYFSRCNSVRVEGGWWVLYERPNYMGYQYILAPGEYPEYQRWMGFNDCVRSCRLIRNVNGPYKLKLFERPNFEGQSWEITENTASVQERFHGREFHSCKVTEGTWVIFEHPNYRGRQYLLEKGEYRRYTEWGAMHPTVGSIRRVKWEY
- the crygs3 gene encoding LOW QUALITY PROTEIN: crystallin, gamma S3 (The sequence of the model RefSeq protein was modified relative to this genomic sequence to represent the inferred CDS: inserted 1 base in 1 codon; deleted 1 base in 1 codon), producing MDTMGKIIFYEDRNFQGHYYECNSDCPDLSSYFSRYNSIXVESGAWVLYEHPNYMGYQYVLTRGEYPNYQRWMGYNDSVRSCRIIRNKSRMSRIRLYECPDFQGQLIEFTEDWPSLSDRFRHREVQSCNVLEGAWVFYEHPSYRGRQYLLERGEYRRYTNWNAVHAAVGSIRRVQEF